Sequence from the Flavobacterium sp. J372 genome:
TCCGTGCGGGTGGTATTTACCCAGCACTTCTCCTACAATCCTTGCTGATTTTTTGTGGGCGCGGTTGCTCAGTACGCCCAGTTCATACATTCCGTATAGTACTCTTCTATGCACGGGTTTAAGGCCATCCCTCACATCGGGCAGCGCCCTCGACACGATAACCGACATCGAATAGTCGATGTAGGCAGATTTCATCTGGTCTTCGATGTTAATAGGAATTAACTTTTCTCCTTCAGCCATAAGCAGTTATATTAAGTCTTTATAATTATTACAAAACGTGCCAATATACGCAATTTTATCAGGTTTGAAAACGGCTGAAGCCTAAAAAATTCACGTTTTATTAACAGGTTTTACAGGCTCATCTTGATAAACTATTCCTAAAACTTTTCATGATGTCAGTATTTTTTTGTCACTTAGCTGTCAGTACTCCTGTAAGGTATGGTTTTTGTAAAAATCTACTTAGGAAATACTTAAATTTACAGTACCAATTATAGAGTTATGGATGATAATTTTTCACCAAGGGTAAAAGACGTGATAACCTACAGCAAGGAAGAAGCCTTGCGCCTGGGCCACGACTTCATTGGGACGGAGCATTTGATGTTGGGGATACTACGGGACGGTAACGGTAAGGCGATTTCTATTTTGAACAATATACATATTGACCTTGACCATTTAAGGAAAAAAGTAGAAATACTGAGCCCCGCCAACCCAAACGCAGAGCGCAATAACGAGAAGAAGAACCTGCACCTGACCCGCCAGGCAGAGCGTGCCCTGCGCACAACCTTCCTGGAAGCTAAGGTGTTTCAAAGCACTTCAATCAGTACCGCACACCTTTTGCTGTGCATTTTGCGCAACGAGAATGACCCAACGACTAAGCTGCTGAACAAGCTAAAAATAGATTACGAAACAGTTAAAGAACAATTTATCAGTATGACATCAAACGAAGAAGAATACTTAGAAAACCTGCCACGGGCGGAGTCATATAATGATGATGCAGGACAAGATGACAGCCTGCGCGAAAGCAGCTTCAACAACCCTGCACCGGGCAAAGCAAACAAAAAATCGAAAACGCCTGTGCTTGACAACTTCGGGCGCGACCTTACCGAACTTGCCGAAGAAGGCAAGCTTGATGCGGTTGTAGGCCGTGAGAAAGAAATTGAGCGCGTATCGCAGATATTGAGCCGCCGCAAAAAGAACAACCCGCTGCTTATTGGTGAGCCGGGTGTGGGTAAATCGGCTATTGCTGAAGGGCTTGCACTACGCATCATCCAAAAGAAAGTATCGCGCATACTTTTCAATAAACGCGTGGTAACGCTTGACCTTGCCAGCCTTGTTGCCGGTACAAAGTACCGCGGCCAGTTTGAAGAGCGTATGAAAGCCGTGATGAACGAGCTGGAGAAGAACACCGACATCATCCTTTTCATTGACGAGATACACACAATTGTAGGCGCGGGCGGCGCGACAGGCTCGCTTGACGCAAGCAATATGTTCAAGCCGGCACTTGCGCGTGGCGAGATACAATGCATTGGCGCAACCACGCTTGATGAGTACCGCCAGTATATTGAGAAAGATGGAGCGCTTGAAAGGCGTTTCCAGAAAGTTATTGTAGAGCCGACTTCGGTTGAGGAAACAATTACCATCCTTAACAATATCAAAGGCAAGTATGAAGACCACCACAATGTGAACTATACTGATGAAGCGATTGAGGCCTGCGTAAAGCTCACCAACCGCTATATGAGCGAGCGTTTTCTTCCGGACAAGGCTATTGATGCATTGGACGAGGCAGGTTCACGCGTACACATAACAAATATTGATGTTCCGAAACAGATTTTGGATTTGGAGCGCCAGCTTGAGGAAGTGCGTGAACTGAAGAACACTGTGGTTAAAAAGCAGAAGTATGAAGAGGCGGCTAAGCTTCGCGATGACGAGAAACGCATTGAGAAAGACCTTGCCATTGCCCAGGAGCAGTGGGAAGAGGATTCTAAAAACAACCGCGTTACCGTTACCGAAGATAACGTTGCTGATGTAGTGAGTATGATGACCGGCATCCCTGTAAACCGTATTGCACAAACAGAGAGCAACAAGCTGGCTAAACTGCCGGAGCTTATCAAGAATAAAGTTATTGGGCAAGATGATGCCGTTGCCAAGATTGCAAAATCTATACAGCGTAACCGTGCGGGGCTTAAAGACCCGAACAAACCAATTGGTTCGTTCATTTTCCTTGGGCAGACAGGCGTTGGTAAAACACAGCTTGCTAAGGTAATTGCCCGTGAGCTCTTTGACAGCGAAGATGCCCTTGTGCGTATTGATATGAGCGAGTATATGGAGAAATTCGCTATATCACGCCTTGTGGGTGCGCCTCCGGGATACGTTGGTTATGAAGAAGGTGGCCAGCTTACTGAAAAGGTAAGGCGCAAACCTTATTGCGTGGTACTTCTTGACGAGATTGAGAAAGCCCACCCTGACGTATTCAACATGATGCTGCAGGTGCTTGATGACGGCTATTTAACAGACAGCCTTGGCCGTAAGATCGACTTTAGGAACACGATTATCATAATGACATCAAACGTTGGTGCACGCCAGCTGAAAGATTTCGGTCAGGGTGTTGGTTTCGGTACTACCGCCAAAAAAGCACAGGCTGATGAATATTCTAAAGGTGTAATTGAAAACGCCCTGAAGAAAACTTTCGCGCCGGAATTCATTAACAGGATTGACGACATCATCGTATTCAACCCGCTGGAGAAAGAGCATATTGACTCTATCATCACTATTGAACTTGAGAAGCTGTATGCAAGGATAAAAGACCTTGGCTACAACATTCAGCTTAGTGATAAGGCAAAAGACTTTATTGCCGAAAAAGGCTTCGACAAGCAGTATGGTGCGCGTCCGCTTAAGAGGGCTATCCAGAAATACGTTGAAGATGCACTGGCTGAAGAGATTATCACCTCAAAAATTGCAAGCGGTGATGAAATTTTCATGGACCTTGAAGACGGTGCCAGCGAATTGCAGGTAACTATCCGTAAAGCCGATACCGCAAGCAGCGACAACTAAAATTTTAAATTGTAAATTTTGAATTATAAATTAATCCCCGGGCAGAAATGTCTCGGGGATTTTTGTATTATTTTTTCTTTAAAAATAACCGGCCCTTTAATTCATCATTTAAAAAAAGTAGTACTTTAGAATCTTAAATCATCAATTACAAAATGCAGGAGAAAGTTATAGTAGGGAGCGAAGAATGGTGCGCCTTCCCCGACTTAGGAATACCAACCATCAAGGCACGTGTAGATTCGGGCGCAAAAACATCGGCGCTGCATGCCGTTAATATTCAGTCGTTTGATAAAGACGGCGAAAGCTGGGTGAAATTTGACATCAACCCAATACAGAAAAATACTAAAGCGGTAATACATTGCCAGGCTCCTCTTATAGATAAGCGTGTGGTTAAGAGCTCAAGCGGTTTCAGGGAACAGCGGTACGTGATTAAGACCGAAATTCAGTTTGGCGGCGCCAGCTGGGAGGTTGAGCTTACACTTACCAATCGCGACTCTATGGGTTTCCGTATGCTGTTGGGGCGCGAGGCTATGAGCGGACGCGTACTGGTTGACCCGGAACAGAAATACCTATTGGGACAGCCTACCAAAGAAAAATTAAGGGAGTATTACGACCGAAGTGAAGAATCAGGACGCGGGCTGCGGATAGGGCTTTTGGCAAGCAACCCATCGCTGTACAGCAACAAACGCATCATGGAAGCCGGCGAAATGCGCGGGCATGAAATGCATTTCCTGAACCTGAAGGACTGTTACATGAAACTGGATGCCGATACTCCGGAAATTCACTACCGCGGCGGAAGGATATTGAATGATTTTGATGCGGTGATTCCGCGGATACGCCCCAGCATGACCTTTTACGGATGCGCGCTCACAAGGCATTTTGAAGCATTAAAGGTATTCTGCCTCAATTCAGCTATGGCCATCAGCCAGTCGAGGGACAAGCTGTATTCACTTCAGTTACTGCTGAACAACGGCGTGGATATCCCGACTACCGGCTTTGCCAACTCACCTCTGGATACAAACGAACTTATAAAAATGGTAGGCGGTTCGCCGCTTATTGTAAAACTGCTTGAAGGTACACAGGGCAAAGGCGTAGTACTGGCTGAAACCAAGAAGGCAGCAGAGAGTGTTATCAATGCATTTAAGAGCCTTAACGCCAATATACTGGTACAGGAATTCATAAAAGAAGCAAATGGTAAAGACCTGCGCCTGTTTGTGATAGATGGCAAAGTTGTGGCTGCCATTCAGCGTGAGGCACTGCCGGGCGAGTTCAGGGCCAATATACATTTGGGTGGCACGGCATCGGTAATAAAAGCTACGGCCGAAGAGAAACGTATCGCGATAAAAGCTGCAAAAGCCATGAACCTGAAAGTAGCGGGTGTAGATATCATCCGTTCCACAAAAGGGCCGCTATTGTTGGAAGTTAACTCATCACCGGGTCTTGAAGGAATTGAAGGCGCTACCAACAAAGATATTGCAGGAGAGATGATTAAGGCCATTGAGAAAAACTTTAAATGGAAAATATAACATGGGCATAGCAGCCAAAGCGCTTATCGGTGTCGTCATACTCATCCACCTGTACATAATGTGGCTGGAGATGTTTGGCTGGATGACACGTGCGCGCAAAGTTTTCAGGAAGTTCCCGCCCGAGCTTTTTGAAAAAACAAAACCCATGGCTGCCAACCAGGGACTGTACAACGGCTTCCTGGCCGCAGGGCTTATATGGTCGCTGTTTATTCCGGATATAGGCTGGAGCATAAACGTGGCGACCTTCTTTTTAGGCTGTGTGCTGGTAGCAGGATTGTTCGGTGCTTATTCCGTACAGAAAACTATTCTGTATGTACAGGCCCTACCGGCAACATTGGCATTGCTGGCTATTTATTTTAATTTGTAATTATGAAGATAAGACTACTTATAGCATTACTATTTATTACCATAACTTCGGCGTTTGCTCAGGAAGGCTGCGCCAAATTCAGAACCGGTACTTTTAAGGTTACCGACCCTAAGAGCAAGCAGGTCTGCATCATAACCCGTTCAGGCGACACGCAAACCGAGAAGATGGAGGAAAGCGATGAAACCTATGACTTCGACGTGAAATGGCTTGACGATTGTACATACACCGTAACGCCGACTCCGGGATCTGTTGCTAAAAATAAAGACCTTTCCAAGGCCGGTACTATGACGGTAACCATGAGCAAAGTGAAAGACAGCAGCTATGTACAGACAGTGAAAGTTGCCAACTACCCTACTTTTAAACGGACGGATACGGTGTATTTCGTGAAAGAAAAAGAGGAGTAGTGACATGGAAACAGTATTAACAGGTGCTGCGGTAATACTGGCGGCACTAATTATTGTAGCATTCTCAACTACTAAATCAAAAAGCGAAAAAGTCGAAGAAAAGCGTTTACAAGAAAGCCTTGAAGACGTATTGATTTATGATCCTGAAACAGGTGCGAAGATAACATTAGAGCAAGCAGAATCAGGAAATTGGTTGTTACCTGACCAAGAGTTGAAAGACAAATACGACAATGACTTTAGAAAATTTCTTGATGAAGATAATTTAAAAGTACATGATATAGAGATTAAGTTGCGAGCCAATGGCTTCAGGCGGCAAAAACTTTCGGAACATCAAATATCACAACTTGAAAATACATCTGTTTTAAAGAAGTACGACAGTTGGTCTTATCAAATATCATATATAAATCAAAGTAATACAGTTGTATTTTTTCCTTTTGTTGAACTGGGAGCAAAAGTACGCGGAGAAGATGATTACCGAGAAACACAATTGATGTTTTGGACTAGTATCGAGGATTGTGGAGGGCATTTTTATTTTAGAGAAAAAACATCAATAGAACGGATTACCGAAATCTTCCGTAATGATGATGAAATTAAACTTAATAATTATGAATCATTCGTATTAAAGAAAGGCTATTCAGTAATTCCGCTAATTAGACTAATGCAAAAAATAGACAAAGAAAAATCTCTTGAAATTGAAGTTAATAATAACAACCTGTTTATTAAAACTGTTATGAAGCCGACTATTGTTGATTATGATCGAATAAATAAAGCGGTGAATAATTAGCTATGGATTTTAACCACATAGAAACCCCGCGCTTCCTCCTCCGCATTGTAACTCCGGAAGTACATAGTCACGCTATGGAAACCTTGAGCGACAGCGAGCTGATGGAGTTTTTCGGGCTGGATGAAGCGGGCCTTGAAAAAACAGAAATCGCGGCAGGCATGCGGGCTCATCACTTTCAATAAAAGTTTTGTAAACTTCTACCCTGTTGACAAATCAAGCGGCAAAGTCATTGGCTGGTGCGGCTACCATACCTGGTATACCGAGCATAACCGTGCTGAGATTGGTTATTACCTAAATGCTGAAGAACACAAACGCAAGGGTTATATGAGCGAAATTTTACAGGCTGTGCTCACATACGGGTTTAACCAAATGAACCTGCACCGTGTGGAAGCGCTTACTGCCACATACAACACTGCATCTATAAAAACGCTTGAGAAGTTTGGGTTCAAGTACGAAGGGCTGCTTCGTGAACATTACCTTGTTGATGGCATACATGAAGATTCGCCGATATACTCGCTGTTACGGCATGAGTTCCCGCGTACGATACAAGTACGTGAAGCTACATTGCAGGATATTGATGCTATGTCGGTTATACGTCTGTCAGTTAAAGAAAATCCTCTTAATAACCCTGACCTTGTTACCCGCCGGGATTATGAAGATTACCTTACCAGCTACGGCAAAGGATGGGTTGCTGAAGTAGATGGTAAGATTGCAGGCTTTGCCATAGTGGGCCTTCAGCAGAAAAACATCTGGGCGCTGTTTGTTGACCCTTCCCATGAAAAAGCAGGCGTTGGCAGGAAGCTACACGATACCTTGATGGACTGGTATTTTACCCAAACGGATGAAGATGTATGGCTTAGTACCGACCCGCAAACGCGCGCAGCAAAATTTTACAGGCGGAAAGGCTGGAGAGAGTCCGGCATGCATGGTAACGAACTCAAATTCATTATGTCGGCTTTAGATTGGAGAACCAGATAATACTGTTATACATGACTATAGAACAACTACAACAAATATGTGAAACCTTTCCTGGTGTCACTACCGATATAAAGTGGGAAAATCACCTGTGCTTTAATGTGGGCGGCAAGATGTTTATGATCACTGCGCCTGATGAAGTGCCGGTAAATGCATCATTCAAAGCATCAGATGAAGATTTTGAACAGCTTACTGAGCGTGAGGGCTTTATACCCGCCCCTTACCTTGCCCGATACAAATGGGTTAAGGTTGATAATATTAGCCGTTTCACCACTGCCGAATGGAATCAATATGCACGGCAGGCATACCAAATGGTGTATGACAAGCTACCGGCGAAGGTAAGGAAGGATATTGAAAATTTATGATTTAGCTTTAGGCGGGTAACACTTCGACAAGCTCAGTGTGACAGCGACTGAAAATACAGTATGTCAAAGAACGATGCAAGATTTACTTAATGAAGATGATTTTAAACTAAGGCCCCAATATAATCCGTGGCCGAGGTTCTTATTATTTTATGCTATTGAAGTTGCGGCTATTATTGTAAATATTTTATTGATGCTGCTGGCAGATGCTGATGTTGGTATAATTGCAATGTTGACGATTGTACTCCTGCCGCTTATACTTGCCCCGATAATGATACTGGCTAAAAACCGAAATAAAATAGTTACTGACAGGCAGGCTGTTAGAGGTATGCTAATACTATTCCTGATTTACCTGGCACCGGTACTGCTGGCGATGCTGGGCGATGCACTCACTACAGGAATTGATAGTGGCGGTGTTATTATTACGGTAGTACTTATAACGCTTTACACAATATGCTTTATAACTATATTTACAATATTGAGAAAAAGAAGACGAAGAGTTTAAGTTTTAGATTATGTACAACTTTGCACTTAAAATATATATTCAATCGTAGAGTGTAATTTTATTTCTTTTGTCTTGAAACAAAAGAAACAAAAGTTCAAGCCTGACTGGTTTTTTACTTAAAATCAACGTCAGGCTTTTGCCAACGCGACCCGAGCCGTTCGCTTGCTGCGCCGCTCACTCGCGGATCGCTTTCCTCCTTCCACTCTGAAGCCTTCCTTGATTTTTTACGTAAAACCCAGTAGGGCAGCAAAGCTTCACTCAAACAGATAACGGTGCTTGCAAAAATAATTTAAAAGCTATCCGTATTATAATACTTCGATGTTTAGGTTTTAAAAACTAATCTTTAAAC
This genomic interval carries:
- a CDS encoding ATP-dependent Clp protease ATP-binding subunit; its protein translation is MDDNFSPRVKDVITYSKEEALRLGHDFIGTEHLMLGILRDGNGKAISILNNIHIDLDHLRKKVEILSPANPNAERNNEKKNLHLTRQAERALRTTFLEAKVFQSTSISTAHLLLCILRNENDPTTKLLNKLKIDYETVKEQFISMTSNEEEYLENLPRAESYNDDAGQDDSLRESSFNNPAPGKANKKSKTPVLDNFGRDLTELAEEGKLDAVVGREKEIERVSQILSRRKKNNPLLIGEPGVGKSAIAEGLALRIIQKKVSRILFNKRVVTLDLASLVAGTKYRGQFEERMKAVMNELEKNTDIILFIDEIHTIVGAGGATGSLDASNMFKPALARGEIQCIGATTLDEYRQYIEKDGALERRFQKVIVEPTSVEETITILNNIKGKYEDHHNVNYTDEAIEACVKLTNRYMSERFLPDKAIDALDEAGSRVHITNIDVPKQILDLERQLEEVRELKNTVVKKQKYEEAAKLRDDEKRIEKDLAIAQEQWEEDSKNNRVTVTEDNVADVVSMMTGIPVNRIAQTESNKLAKLPELIKNKVIGQDDAVAKIAKSIQRNRAGLKDPNKPIGSFIFLGQTGVGKTQLAKVIARELFDSEDALVRIDMSEYMEKFAISRLVGAPPGYVGYEEGGQLTEKVRRKPYCVVLLDEIEKAHPDVFNMMLQVLDDGYLTDSLGRKIDFRNTIIIMTSNVGARQLKDFGQGVGFGTTAKKAQADEYSKGVIENALKKTFAPEFINRIDDIIVFNPLEKEHIDSIITIELEKLYARIKDLGYNIQLSDKAKDFIAEKGFDKQYGARPLKRAIQKYVEDALAEEIITSKIASGDEIFMDLEDGASELQVTIRKADTASSDN
- the rimK gene encoding 30S ribosomal protein S6--L-glutamate ligase, producing the protein MQEKVIVGSEEWCAFPDLGIPTIKARVDSGAKTSALHAVNIQSFDKDGESWVKFDINPIQKNTKAVIHCQAPLIDKRVVKSSSGFREQRYVIKTEIQFGGASWEVELTLTNRDSMGFRMLLGREAMSGRVLVDPEQKYLLGQPTKEKLREYYDRSEESGRGLRIGLLASNPSLYSNKRIMEAGEMRGHEMHFLNLKDCYMKLDADTPEIHYRGGRILNDFDAVIPRIRPSMTFYGCALTRHFEALKVFCLNSAMAISQSRDKLYSLQLLLNNGVDIPTTGFANSPLDTNELIKMVGGSPLIVKLLEGTQGKGVVLAETKKAAESVINAFKSLNANILVQEFIKEANGKDLRLFVIDGKVVAAIQREALPGEFRANIHLGGTASVIKATAEEKRIAIKAAKAMNLKVAGVDIIRSTKGPLLLEVNSSPGLEGIEGATNKDIAGEMIKAIEKNFKWKI
- a CDS encoding DUF1304 domain-containing protein, producing MGIAAKALIGVVILIHLYIMWLEMFGWMTRARKVFRKFPPELFEKTKPMAANQGLYNGFLAAGLIWSLFIPDIGWSINVATFFLGCVLVAGLFGAYSVQKTILYVQALPATLALLAIYFNL
- a CDS encoding GNAT family N-acetyltransferase — encoded protein: MKKQKSRQACGLITFNKSFVNFYPVDKSSGKVIGWCGYHTWYTEHNRAEIGYYLNAEEHKRKGYMSEILQAVLTYGFNQMNLHRVEALTATYNTASIKTLEKFGFKYEGLLREHYLVDGIHEDSPIYSLLRHEFPRTIQVREATLQDIDAMSVIRLSVKENPLNNPDLVTRRDYEDYLTSYGKGWVAEVDGKIAGFAIVGLQQKNIWALFVDPSHEKAGVGRKLHDTLMDWYFTQTDEDVWLSTDPQTRAAKFYRRKGWRESGMHGNELKFIMSALDWRTR
- a CDS encoding MmcQ/YjbR family DNA-binding protein; its protein translation is MTIEQLQQICETFPGVTTDIKWENHLCFNVGGKMFMITAPDEVPVNASFKASDEDFEQLTEREGFIPAPYLARYKWVKVDNISRFTTAEWNQYARQAYQMVYDKLPAKVRKDIENL